One part of the Spirochaetota bacterium genome encodes these proteins:
- a CDS encoding DHH family phosphoesterase, producing MILNNYKKLFNLLNKNDYNELLLFTHFDPDGDAIGSIFAFKKILKYLGINSKIFLINYDFPLFLFDFYEEFYLFENNKLYYIKYYNEKKFNKLEIKFDLIENLKENKICVLDSSNYYRIFNWLELSKNDIYKVIEKNTLINIDHHFDNNIKATINFVLPNISSTSEIIINIIKKIKNFDINVYEKIVNDKIILTYLAEGIIYDTYCFQNKNTNISTFKNSYFLLNMGADFEKAKDRVLKNSNKDILKIWGKILLEIDGFYDDKVILAKVSYDFLRKENIDPNIVSNGFINHLNSIKNSEAVIFIIEKEYEVKGSVRAKNDFAYNFCKNFGGGGHPQASGFIIKKDKNFNFDKFIEKIKEEIFNLGQIYFC from the coding sequence ATGATTTTAAATAATTATAAAAAATTATTTAATTTATTAAATAAAAATGATTATAATGAGCTACTATTATTTACTCATTTTGATCCAGATGGAGATGCGATCGGTTCTATTTTTGCCTTTAAAAAAATATTAAAATATTTGGGAATTAATAGTAAAATATTTCTTATTAATTATGATTTTCCACTTTTTTTATTTGATTTTTATGAAGAGTTTTATTTATTTGAAAATAATAAACTTTATTATATCAAATATTATAATGAGAAAAAATTCAATAAACTTGAGATTAAATTCGATTTGATAGAAAATTTGAAAGAAAATAAAATTTGTGTTCTTGATTCATCAAATTATTATAGAATTTTTAATTGGTTAGAATTAAGTAAAAACGATATTTATAAAGTTATTGAAAAAAACACCTTAATTAATATAGATCATCATTTTGATAATAATATAAAAGCTACTATTAATTTTGTTTTACCTAATATTTCTTCAACTTCAGAGATTATAATAAATATAATTAAAAAAATAAAAAATTTTGATATTAATGTATATGAAAAAATAGTTAATGATAAAATAATATTAACTTATTTAGCAGAGGGAATAATTTATGACACATATTGTTTTCAAAATAAGAATACAAATATTTCAACTTTTAAAAATTCCTATTTTTTATTAAATATGGGAGCTGATTTCGAAAAAGCAAAGGATAGAGTTTTAAAAAATAGTAACAAGGATATATTAAAAATTTGGGGTAAAATTTTGTTGGAGATTGATGGATTTTATGATGATAAAGTCATTCTTGCAAAAGTTTCTTATGACTTTTTAAGAAAAGAAAATATTGATCCAAACATTGTCTCTAATGGTTTTATTAATCATTTAAATTCCATTAAAAACTCTGAAGCAGTTATATTTATAATAGAAAAGGAATATGAAGTAAAAGGTTCGGTTAGAGCAAAAAATGATTTTGCATATAATTTTTGTAAAAATTTTGGAGGAGGCGGACATCCCCAAGCTTCAGGTTTTATAATAAAAAAAGATAAAAATTTTAATTTTGATAAATTTATAGAAAAGATAAAAGAAGAAATTTTCAATTTGGGACAAATTTACTTTTGTTAA
- a CDS encoding 2-C-methyl-D-erythritol 2,4-cyclodiphosphate synthase yields MGKESLYDINSNFINPNNLEYVTGFGFDIHKLKKVYFIKNNRLTLGGYTFFFNYKFIAHSDGDIIIHAIIDSIISPLFNKDIGQLFPDNDRNYKNIDSKYLLKKVLEKIENDILNKNLYLKFISFDIVFCNDIIKISNIKNKITESLKYFFPSTNISIKGKRSEGLFKKNYCLCFVNSLMLLDKRIFFNN; encoded by the coding sequence ATGGGAAAAGAATCTCTTTATGATATCAATTCAAACTTTATAAACCCAAATAACTTGGAATATGTTACAGGATTTGGATTTGATATTCATAAATTAAAAAAAGTTTACTTTATCAAAAACAATAGATTAACCTTGGGTGGTTATACATTTTTTTTTAATTACAAATTTATTGCACATTCAGATGGAGATATTATTATTCATGCAATTATAGATTCTATAATCTCTCCTTTATTTAATAAAGATATAGGCCAATTATTTCCTGATAATGATAGAAATTATAAAAATATAGATTCAAAATATTTGCTTAAAAAAGTTTTAGAAAAAATAGAAAATGATATTTTAAATAAAAACCTTTATTTAAAATTTATAAGTTTTGATATTGTTTTTTGTAATGATATTATAAAAATTTCAAATATCAAAAATAAAATCACTGAATCATTAAAATATTTTTTCCCTTCCACAAATATTTCTATTAAAGGTAAAAGATCTGAAGGGTTGTTTAAAAAAAATTACTGTTTATGCTTTGTTAATTCTCTTATGCTTTTAGATAAAAGAATATTCTTTAATAATTAA
- a CDS encoding histidinol-phosphate aminotransferase family protein, with amino-acid sequence MKKENYFFRKNLINKNENFIDVKENLINLSLNESPFNPFLLLKHEDLKEIVNFSINIYPRKELENSLKEKICKYNNEFLTKNETDLKEIINPSNIILGNGIDELLYILFMSINDYKSKILISIPTYPDYKNYALSVGLNVLEIPLIENFQLNVSKIIKESKNKEVKLIIICNPNNPTGNLINSADIYYLLENIKDKLILIDEAYFEFSKVTFLKHVNLYPNLIIARSFSKGFFAPGLRLGYFVSSVLNIKELNKVKGVYNLSNLTQFIGIKFLENLEKFEQRIEYICKLRDFIFNRLQAIKNIEPYPSSTNFILFKCKFDSTKLYEYLLKKEISLRNVSKLYNLYNCLRVSIGTKENMDFFIKNILEFNEQS; translated from the coding sequence ATGAAGAAAGAAAATTACTTTTTTAGAAAAAATTTAATTAATAAAAATGAAAATTTTATTGATGTAAAAGAGAATCTAATAAATTTAAGTTTAAATGAATCACCATTTAATCCATTTTTACTATTGAAACATGAAGATTTAAAAGAAATAGTAAACTTTAGTATTAATATTTATCCAAGAAAAGAATTAGAAAATTCACTTAAAGAAAAGATTTGTAAATATAACAATGAGTTTTTGACTAAAAATGAAACTGATCTAAAAGAAATTATTAATCCATCAAATATAATTTTAGGAAATGGTATTGATGAATTATTATATATTCTATTTATGTCTATTAATGATTATAAATCTAAAATTTTAATATCAATACCCACATATCCTGATTATAAAAACTATGCTCTATCTGTAGGATTAAATGTGTTGGAAATACCTTTAATAGAAAATTTTCAATTAAATGTTTCAAAAATAATAAAAGAAAGCAAGAATAAAGAAGTTAAATTAATTATTATATGCAACCCAAATAATCCTACTGGGAATTTAATAAATAGTGCAGATATATATTATTTGTTAGAGAATATAAAAGATAAATTAATACTTATAGATGAAGCTTACTTTGAGTTTTCCAAAGTAACTTTTTTAAAACATGTAAATCTTTATCCAAATTTAATTATCGCTAGATCCTTTTCTAAAGGATTTTTTGCTCCAGGTTTGAGGCTAGGATATTTTGTAAGTTCTGTTCTAAACATTAAAGAATTAAATAAAGTTAAAGGTGTTTATAATTTATCAAATTTAACCCAATTTATTGGAATTAAATTTCTTGAAAATTTAGAAAAATTTGAACAAAGAATTGAATATATATGTAAGCTGAGAGATTTCATTTTTAATAGATTACAAGCAATTAAAAATATTGAACCATATCCATCTTCTACAAATTTTATACTATTTAAATGTAAATTTGACTCTACAAAATTATATGAATATTTGTTAAAAAAAGAGATTTCATTAAGAAATGTTTCTAAATTATATAATCTTTATAATTGTTTAAGAGTTTCTATTGGTACAAAGGAAAATATGGATTTTTTTATAAAAAATATTTTAGAATTTAATGAACAAAGTTAA
- a CDS encoding polymer-forming cytoskeletal protein — protein sequence MSKTNITEIIESEIDTVLAEDIDFTGVLKFNKSLMIKGKFEGNIEAKGHLFLGPNSYVKAEIKVDKLTCYGKIDGNIYATERVELSKESELNGDIFTPDLVIESGCKFNGKCSMDIKKSPHQQQTQQQQPQQKK from the coding sequence ATGTCTAAAACTAATATTACTGAAATAATTGAATCAGAAATTGATACAGTATTAGCAGAAGATATTGACTTCACTGGTGTTCTAAAATTTAATAAATCGCTTATGATTAAGGGGAAGTTTGAAGGAAATATAGAAGCAAAAGGTCATCTATTCCTTGGCCCCAACTCTTATGTAAAAGCAGAAATTAAAGTTGACAAACTGACATGCTACGGTAAGATTGATGGCAATATTTATGCAACAGAAAGAGTTGAGCTTTCTAAGGAATCTGAATTGAATGGAGACATTTTTACTCCCGATCTTGTTATAGAATCTGGGTGTAAATTTAATGGTAAATGTTCAATGGATATTAAAAAATCACCACATCAACAACAGACCCAACAACAGCAACCACAGCAGAAGAAATAA
- a CDS encoding DUF2225 domain-containing protein — protein MLKISFFSKEDILCPICEEKFKRENMLTGGGRLNAGELTDELRRIYNPTKKFGKINPLIYPITVCPKCFFAAYSQDFDDFPQKNRDLLINDTKKRIDFIKEIFDDIDFRKERTIKEGIASYILTIYSYAFFPQSFSPSTKKALSALRCSWLLNDLYEETKDEKYSALLNIMYKKAYLLFQEAYEKVEKGKEAFDRIKFGPDLDKDFGFNGFLYIYVYLFLKFGLDQIKDIEEKIKTIDKMKIIISKVFGMGKSSKEKTVFLLDKSRAMYDRLNEIQKELQNK, from the coding sequence ATGCTTAAAATTTCTTTTTTTTCAAAAGAAGATATACTTTGTCCAATTTGTGAAGAAAAATTTAAAAGGGAAAATATGCTTACAGGGGGAGGAAGATTAAATGCTGGTGAATTAACAGATGAATTAAGAAGAATATATAATCCTACAAAAAAATTTGGAAAAATAAATCCTCTTATATATCCAATTACTGTTTGCCCTAAATGTTTTTTTGCTGCATATTCACAAGATTTTGATGATTTTCCACAAAAAAATAGAGATCTATTAATTAACGACACAAAAAAAAGAATAGATTTTATAAAAGAAATATTCGATGATATAGATTTTAGAAAAGAAAGAACTATCAAGGAAGGAATTGCAAGCTATATTTTGACTATTTATTCTTATGCTTTTTTTCCTCAATCTTTTTCACCATCTACTAAAAAAGCCTTATCTGCTTTAAGATGTTCATGGTTACTAAATGATTTATATGAAGAAACAAAAGATGAAAAATACAGTGCTTTACTAAATATTATGTATAAAAAAGCATACTTATTATTTCAAGAAGCTTATGAAAAAGTTGAAAAAGGGAAAGAAGCTTTTGATAGAATTAAATTTGGTCCTGACCTTGATAAGGATTTTGGTTTCAATGGTTTTCTCTATATATATGTTTACCTTTTTTTAAAATTCGGTCTTGATCAAATTAAAGATATCGAAGAAAAAATAAAAACTATAGATAAAATGAAGATTATTATTTCAAAAGTTTTTGGTATGGGAAAATCGAGTAAAGAAAAAACTGTTTTTCTCCTTGATAAATCTAGAGCAATGTATGATAGATTAAATGAAATACAAAAAGAATTGCAAAACAAATAA
- the acpS gene encoding holo-ACP synthase, translating to MKIFGIGIDIVQNNRIKNNILKNKNNTKNYLLKKEIKELINLIEDKFLNNNTKNLNEKLNFNLINKEFKEAFFYINIYFLLRIYTLNEIKNSLTKANIIEYFASRFAAKEACVKALKKGFGNGVSYKSVEIMQEENFPKIILHEPLIKEFNKNTIHLSISHEKNYSTAIVIVEN from the coding sequence ATGAAAATATTTGGCATTGGTATAGATATAGTACAAAATAATAGAATCAAAAATAATATATTAAAAAACAAAAATAATACAAAAAATTATTTATTAAAAAAAGAGATAAAAGAGCTTATAAATCTCATAGAGGATAAATTTTTAAATAACAATACAAAAAACTTAAATGAAAAACTTAATTTTAATTTAATAAATAAAGAGTTTAAAGAAGCTTTTTTTTATATAAATATTTATTTTCTTTTAAGAATCTATACTCTAAATGAAATTAAAAATAGTTTAACAAAAGCAAATATTATTGAATACTTTGCTTCCAGGTTTGCAGCAAAAGAAGCATGTGTTAAAGCTCTTAAAAAAGGTTTTGGCAATGGAGTATCTTATAAAAGTGTAGAAATAATGCAAGAAGAAAATTTTCCAAAAATTATTTTGCATGAGCCTTTAATAAAAGAATTTAATAAAAATACAATTCATTTATCGATTTCTCATGAAAAAAATTATTCTACTGCTATTGTTATAGTTGAAAATTAA
- a CDS encoding NADH-dependent [FeFe] hydrogenase, group A6: MTKIKINNFVLEVEDNITILEAAKKIGIKIPTLCFHEDLKPSGNCGLCVVELKGGKMVRACSTPVSEGMDIITNSPSILSARKTVLELILSNHPNNCLECIKNQKCELQKAAYEMNIIDTKFTKILRPIVEKDTSSNAITLSPAYCIQCGRCVEVCQVIQNVHALEYSNRGFDTFVGPTMERKLEESECVKCGQCSSVCPVGAIYEKDDSEKVWEALSNPDLVLVAQEAPAVRVAIGEEFGFPVGTNVVKKMYTALRRLGFKYVFDTNFGADLTICEEAKEFEEWFTKCPEKLPLITTCCPSWVDYLEKFFYDLIPHFSSAKSPHQMLGAMVKTYWAKKMGILPNKIFLVSIMPCTAKKYEIDRIDDMYSSGTKDVNATITTREFARMLKVAGIDLASLPESEADNPLGGYSGAGTIFGASGGVMEAALRTAYFYLTGKELDSPEIKFVRGIDGIKEGEIDILGKRIRIAVASGLGNVEKILNKVREAKRKGEPTPYHFIEVMACRGGCVGGGGQPYGSTLKVREQRAKGLYNEDETLTIRQSHNNPSIKKLYEDFLEKPNSHIAHKYLHTHYVPRPLYKGEHDSEWVG, from the coding sequence ATGACAAAAATAAAGATCAATAATTTTGTATTAGAGGTTGAAGATAATATAACTATATTAGAAGCTGCAAAAAAAATAGGAATAAAAATTCCAACTTTATGTTTTCATGAAGATTTAAAACCATCAGGAAATTGTGGGTTATGTGTAGTTGAGCTTAAAGGTGGAAAAATGGTAAGGGCATGTTCAACTCCTGTATCCGAAGGTATGGATATAATAACAAATTCTCCATCCATATTATCTGCAAGGAAGACTGTGTTAGAATTGATTTTATCAAATCATCCAAATAATTGTCTTGAATGTATAAAAAATCAAAAGTGTGAATTACAGAAAGCAGCGTATGAAATGAATATAATTGATACTAAATTTACTAAAATTTTAAGGCCTATAGTCGAAAAAGATACATCATCAAATGCTATAACCCTTTCTCCAGCTTATTGCATTCAGTGTGGTAGATGTGTAGAAGTTTGTCAAGTTATTCAAAATGTTCATGCTCTTGAATACTCTAATAGAGGATTTGATACATTTGTAGGGCCAACTATGGAAAGAAAGTTAGAAGAATCAGAATGTGTTAAATGTGGACAATGTTCTTCTGTTTGTCCTGTTGGTGCTATTTATGAAAAAGATGATTCTGAAAAAGTTTGGGAAGCTTTGTCAAATCCAGATCTTGTTCTTGTTGCACAAGAGGCACCAGCTGTTAGGGTTGCAATAGGTGAAGAATTTGGCTTTCCTGTTGGTACAAATGTCGTAAAAAAGATGTATACTGCTTTAAGAAGATTAGGATTTAAATATGTATTTGATACAAATTTCGGGGCTGATCTAACCATTTGCGAAGAAGCTAAAGAGTTTGAAGAATGGTTTACAAAATGCCCTGAAAAATTACCATTAATTACAACTTGCTGCCCATCTTGGGTTGATTATCTTGAGAAATTTTTCTATGATTTAATTCCTCATTTTTCATCAGCAAAATCTCCCCATCAAATGTTAGGTGCGATGGTAAAAACTTATTGGGCAAAAAAAATGGGAATCCTTCCTAACAAAATATTCCTTGTTTCAATTATGCCTTGTACAGCGAAAAAATATGAAATAGACAGAATTGATGATATGTATTCATCAGGTACAAAAGATGTGAATGCAACTATAACTACAAGAGAATTCGCAAGAATGTTAAAAGTTGCAGGGATAGATCTTGCAAGTTTACCAGAATCTGAGGCTGATAACCCATTAGGGGGATATAGTGGTGCTGGTACTATATTTGGTGCTTCAGGTGGAGTTATGGAGGCAGCGTTAAGAACAGCTTATTTTTATTTGACTGGTAAGGAACTTGATTCCCCAGAAATTAAGTTTGTTAGAGGCATTGATGGAATAAAAGAAGGAGAGATAGATATTCTTGGTAAAAGAATAAGAATAGCTGTTGCTTCTGGTTTAGGTAATGTTGAAAAAATTTTAAACAAAGTGAGAGAGGCTAAAAGGAAAGGGGAGCCTACACCATATCATTTTATAGAAGTAATGGCTTGTAGGGGAGGGTGTGTAGGAGGAGGAGGTCAACCTTATGGTTCAACATTAAAAGTTAGGGAACAAAGGGCTAAAGGATTATATAATGAAGATGAAACTTTAACAATAAGGCAATCACACAATAATCCATCGATTAAAAAATTATATGAAGATTTTTTAGAAAAGCCAAACTCTCATATTGCTCATAAATATTTACATACTCATTATGTGCCAAGACCTCTATATAAAGGAGAGCATGATTCAGAATGGGTAGGATGA